The following proteins are co-located in the Prionailurus viverrinus isolate Anna chromosome A1, UM_Priviv_1.0, whole genome shotgun sequence genome:
- the LOC125168407 gene encoding 60S ribosomal protein L17-like, whose protein sequence is MVRYSLDPENPTKSCKSRGSNLRVHFKNTRETAQAIRGMHIRKATKYLKDVTLQKQCVPFQRYNGGVGRCAQAKQWGWTQGRWPKKSAEFLLHMLKNAESNAELKGLVVDSLVIEHIQVNKAPKMRRRTYRAHGRINPYMSSPCHIEMILTEKEQIFPKP, encoded by the coding sequence ATGGTTCGCTATTCACTTGACCCGGAAAACCCGACAAAATCATGCAAATCAAGAGGTTCAAATCTTCGTGTTCACTTTAAGAACACACGGGAAACTGCCCAGGCCATCAGGGGTATGCATATCCGAAAAGCCACCAAGTATCTGAAAGATGTCACTTTGCAGAAGCAATGTGTGCCATTCCAACGCTACAATGGTGGAGTTGGTAGGTGTGCCCAGGCCAAACAGTGGGGCTGGACACAGGGTCGGTGGCCCAAAAAGAGTGCCGAATTTTTACTGCACATGCTCAAAAATGCAGAGAGTAATGCTGAACTTAAGGGTTTAGTTGTAGATTCTCTGGTCATTGAGCACATCCAGGTGAACAAAGCCCCCAAAATGCGGCGTAGAACTTACAGAGCTCATGGTCGGATTAACCCATACATGAGCTCTCCCTGCCACATTGAGATGATCCTTACTGAAAAAGAGCAGATTTTTCCTAAACCATAA